One region of Dokdonia sp. 4H-3-7-5 genomic DNA includes:
- a CDS encoding multiubiquitin domain-containing protein produces MKKINITNLKDCFRKGIKPAIAFEYAFEINNDEFKTKEPIIEGDDLHELFGTNKDTHFIRMVTSKGRDLIGPNVKIDLTECGIERFIIRPYEQASIDIQECYCAGTEPFITYEYVLKINREKYSVRQEEISREEILALVDKDPKTHRVRMFTKNGKPILKDGQIIDLTKCGVERFVVEALDCTEGYLTGTTTNGVLTESDISFLKGFKFEVALLNYQNLNWLRVTNFDIPEGYNVKEAEAIIMIPPHYPKAQLDMIYFNPPLARADGKHIGALSNRIIDGKTYQQWSRHRTANNKWDPQNDDVESHIDLMISCLKAEFKKR; encoded by the coding sequence ATGAAGAAGATTAACATAACTAATTTAAAAGACTGCTTTCGTAAAGGCATAAAACCAGCAATAGCTTTCGAATATGCTTTCGAAATAAACAATGACGAATTTAAGACCAAGGAGCCTATAATAGAAGGTGACGACTTACACGAACTTTTTGGAACCAATAAGGATACTCATTTCATAAGAATGGTAACTTCTAAGGGTCGAGATTTGATTGGTCCAAATGTAAAAATAGACCTAACTGAATGTGGTATAGAGAGATTCATAATACGTCCTTATGAGCAAGCTAGTATAGATATACAAGAATGCTATTGCGCTGGCACCGAACCCTTCATTACTTACGAGTATGTTCTAAAGATTAACAGAGAAAAGTATTCTGTTCGTCAGGAAGAAATATCCCGAGAGGAGATTTTAGCTCTTGTAGATAAAGACCCTAAAACTCATAGAGTGAGAATGTTTACTAAAAACGGTAAGCCTATTCTTAAGGATGGTCAAATTATCGACCTTACAAAATGTGGTGTAGAGAGGTTTGTTGTTGAAGCTCTTGATTGTACTGAAGGATACCTAACTGGAACAACTACTAATGGGGTTTTGACTGAATCGGATATTTCTTTTTTAAAAGGATTTAAATTTGAGGTCGCTCTTTTAAATTACCAGAACTTAAACTGGTTAAGGGTCACAAATTTTGATATACCTGAAGGTTATAACGTTAAAGAGGCTGAAGCGATAATAATGATACCCCCACATTACCCAAAAGCCCAGCTAGATATGATTTATTTTAATCCGCCATTGGCGCGTGCCGATGGCAAGCACATTGGAGCATTGAGTAATCGTATTATTGACGGTAAAACATATCAGCAATGGTCACGACATAGAACCGCAAATAATAAGTGGGATCCCCAAAACGACGATGTGGAATCACATATTGATTTAATGATTAGCTGCCTTAAGGCAGAATTCAAAAAACGTTAA
- a CDS encoding helix-turn-helix domain-containing protein, whose product MDNDTFLYEYLGGNIKNLRKSRKLSQEELASFISLSRSSVANIESGYHQPSIHVIYQIAVVLECKITELLPSIDSYKKSKVEIDEKFSEILDSLPNKMSKKNLTFLKSIITDDEE is encoded by the coding sequence ATGGATAACGATACTTTCTTATATGAGTATTTAGGCGGCAACATCAAGAATTTAAGAAAATCGAGAAAATTAAGTCAGGAAGAATTGGCTTCTTTTATATCATTAAGTAGATCCTCTGTTGCTAATATTGAATCTGGATATCACCAGCCCTCAATTCACGTAATTTACCAAATAGCTGTTGTTCTTGAATGTAAAATAACTGAATTACTACCTTCTATAGATAGTTATAAAAAATCTAAAGTTGAAATCGATGAAAAGTTTTCAGAAATCTTAGATTCCTTACCAAACAAAATGAGTAAAAAAAACTTAACGTTTCTCAAATCTATAATTACAGATGACGAAGAATAA
- a CDS encoding ImmA/IrrE family metallo-endopeptidase, giving the protein MTKNNWFTDSQNKAFQILKELNLLKTPIDVFEVASRLGISIVEQDLDDDVSGFLVRKDNKNIIGLNRNQHVVRQRFTVSHEIGHFSLHVEKPLFVDFFKGSKLYRSTTQPSDRQMEKEANAFAASLLMPKPLLKKELGKLSEDISYEKKLKTLSDLFRVSQQAMDYRLKSLGYYDYGF; this is encoded by the coding sequence ATGACGAAGAATAATTGGTTTACGGATAGTCAAAATAAAGCTTTTCAAATTCTTAAAGAATTAAATTTGCTTAAGACACCTATTGATGTATTTGAAGTAGCGAGTCGTCTTGGAATATCTATTGTTGAACAAGATTTAGATGATGATGTTTCTGGCTTTCTAGTAAGGAAAGACAATAAAAATATTATCGGGCTAAATAGAAATCAACACGTTGTTAGACAGAGGTTTACGGTTTCTCACGAAATCGGGCATTTTAGCCTCCACGTCGAAAAGCCACTTTTTGTAGACTTTTTTAAGGGCTCAAAATTATATAGGAGCACCACTCAGCCTAGTGATAGACAAATGGAAAAAGAGGCAAATGCTTTTGCGGCTTCTCTATTAATGCCGAAACCTCTTCTTAAAAAAGAGTTAGGTAAACTTTCTGAGGATATATCTTATGAAAAGAAATTAAAGACTCTAAGCGATCTTTTTAGAGTAAGTCAACAAGCTATGGATTATAGATTGAAATCTCTGGGATATTACGATTATGGTTTTTAA
- a CDS encoding DUF3078 domain-containing protein yields the protein MKRLIVLGASILLTISAQAQTEEELKAQQAPKKAEIAKLQGEVNSLQAQIDALPGWKYGAFGTIGGNFSEFSNWYSQGAPNVSSGNIGITGNAFANKLEEKYFWRNSLSVNLGWVKFDEEGEEEEGFQEATDVFNVSSLYGYKLTDKIAVSALGEYRTTILNNFNDPGYLDLGVGATWTPIPNLIVVVHPLNYNFVFSSGDSVFESSLGAKIVADYTRQIGKIAFKSNLSAFQSYKSSDFSNFTWINSFSYKLWNQIGIGFEFGLRGNKQENLAFQQGLFDAQVAPTEVRPTFDSIDSQIQSYYLLGLTYAF from the coding sequence ATGAAAAGACTTATTGTTTTAGGAGCATCTATCCTCCTCACAATCAGCGCGCAAGCACAAACAGAAGAAGAATTAAAGGCGCAACAAGCTCCTAAGAAAGCAGAAATTGCAAAACTTCAAGGAGAAGTAAATAGTTTACAAGCACAAATCGATGCCCTTCCAGGATGGAAATATGGAGCATTTGGAACTATAGGAGGAAATTTCTCTGAATTCAGCAACTGGTATTCTCAAGGTGCACCTAACGTATCTTCAGGTAATATAGGTATTACTGGTAATGCTTTTGCAAACAAACTAGAAGAAAAATACTTCTGGAGAAACAGCCTTAGCGTAAACTTAGGATGGGTAAAATTTGATGAAGAAGGTGAGGAAGAAGAAGGCTTTCAAGAAGCTACAGATGTTTTTAATGTTTCTTCTTTATATGGTTACAAACTAACTGACAAGATCGCTGTATCTGCATTAGGTGAGTACAGAACTACGATATTAAATAACTTTAACGATCCAGGTTACTTAGATCTAGGTGTTGGTGCTACATGGACTCCTATTCCTAATCTTATTGTTGTGGTACACCCACTTAACTATAATTTTGTATTTAGTAGTGGTGATTCTGTTTTTGAATCTTCTTTAGGAGCAAAAATTGTTGCAGATTATACTCGTCAGATTGGTAAAATTGCATTCAAGTCTAACTTATCTGCTTTCCAAAGCTATAAGTCTAGCGACTTCTCAAACTTTACTTGGATTAACTCTTTTAGCTATAAGCTATGGAACCAAATCGGTATTGGTTTTGAATTTGGTTTAAGAGGAAACAAACAAGAAAACCTTGCTTTCCAACAAGGACTATTTGATGCACAGGTTGCACCTACAGAAGTGAGACCTACATTTGACAGCATAGATTCTCAAATACAATCATACTACCTTCTTGGACTTACGTATGCATTCTAA